Proteins encoded together in one Haloarcula rubripromontorii window:
- the phnE gene encoding phosphonate ABC transporter, permease protein PhnE, whose amino-acid sequence MSEKYSGPDTARPAALGLSKRQLTTLLGGCVILAGAAWIAEVDPIALFAAGAREQIVAFVAEGVPPESSREYLLGRRLRDGLLWAVVETLAISVVGTTLAVALAVPLGLTSAATVTHRGPLYRNAAAGRIAVGRGLYHLSRTVLSFLRSVPGIVWGFLFVTAIGLGPFAGVLALAVHNAGVLGKLYADFLEDTDPMTTEAVAGSGATRLQAVCHGMVPQVTPTIASYTLYRWECTIRSAAILGFVGAGGVGYYLVITIQRLQYGKLSTAIVAVFVLVVTSDWLGSRLRTRLG is encoded by the coding sequence ATGTCTGAGAAGTATAGCGGTCCAGACACGGCCCGGCCCGCTGCTCTCGGCCTGTCGAAGCGCCAGCTCACGACACTACTCGGCGGCTGTGTCATACTGGCCGGCGCGGCGTGGATCGCCGAAGTGGACCCGATAGCCCTGTTCGCAGCCGGGGCTCGTGAGCAGATAGTCGCGTTCGTCGCAGAGGGCGTCCCACCGGAGAGTAGCCGTGAATACCTGCTGGGACGACGTCTTCGGGACGGACTGCTGTGGGCTGTCGTCGAAACGCTGGCTATCAGCGTTGTCGGGACCACGCTCGCTGTCGCGCTTGCTGTGCCGCTCGGTCTGACCAGTGCCGCCACCGTCACCCATCGCGGCCCGCTGTACAGGAACGCCGCAGCCGGCCGTATCGCCGTCGGCCGCGGACTCTATCACCTCAGCCGAACCGTGCTCAGCTTCCTGCGCTCCGTTCCTGGCATCGTCTGGGGATTTCTGTTCGTCACCGCTATCGGCCTCGGCCCGTTTGCAGGCGTGCTCGCGCTGGCAGTTCACAACGCCGGTGTGCTGGGAAAGCTGTACGCCGACTTCCTCGAAGACACGGACCCGATGACGACCGAGGCAGTTGCCGGGAGTGGCGCGACGCGCCTGCAGGCGGTCTGTCACGGGATGGTCCCGCAGGTGACGCCCACAATCGCCTCGTACACGCTGTACCGCTGGGAGTGCACCATCCGGTCGGCCGCCATCCTCGGGTTCGTGGGTGCGGGCGGCGTCGGGTACTATCTCGTTATCACTATTCAGCGGCTGCAGTACGGGAAGCTCTCGACCGCCATCGTCGCCGTGTTTGTGCTGGTCGTCACAAGCGACTGGCTCGGCTCGCGGTTGCGGACGCGGCTCGGCTGA
- a CDS encoding archaea-specific SMC-related protein: MSWNIEIERIAGILEGSATIEPGLNVVRGSNWQGKSSFIESIKTALGTSTELTEGEDNGAVHLETPTGAYDVTLSRENGTVVRHGEPYLSDEYDVIRAELFACLDERNEVRRAVRAGENLEDVLLRPLDFQNIDSQIETLQREREQIETELTQAREAKKRIPSVQKKVTRLEDEIEDLRGRRETIDSEAGSDDSSESVRRQLSQARTEQNQAKNRVERLEQSIERTEQRLSDRQDALDALEIPEYNDIEDRLSEARERLSEVERDAEVLQSVYSATEMVLSEDRLDLLTEVERDIAGDTVACWTCGSETTRADLADQLDTIGSELTALRAQKETYRDTVEELETQREEISQARRRKADLEEDIAELKTTLADRKQSLGTARHRLEQAQEDVERLSDHVDATVAELSDVESEIKYREAELEDTADELAQLETRAARADTLETELESLRDDLAELRNRKDRIKRESREAFDTAMQDILSRFGTGFETARLTADFDIVVARDGQEASLDALSEGELELIGFVAALAGRQSFDVGDAVPLLLVDGLGGLDDDNLHTLIEYLQQGTEYLVFTAYPEYTAFDGREIDPTQWSVANEKAASAD; encoded by the coding sequence ATGAGCTGGAACATCGAAATCGAACGAATCGCGGGGATACTTGAGGGGTCGGCGACGATAGAACCGGGACTGAATGTTGTCCGTGGCTCGAACTGGCAGGGGAAATCGAGCTTCATCGAATCCATCAAGACGGCCCTTGGCACTTCTACTGAACTGACTGAAGGGGAAGACAACGGTGCGGTGCATCTCGAAACGCCAACTGGGGCCTACGACGTGACGCTCAGCCGCGAGAACGGTACCGTGGTCCGACACGGTGAACCGTATCTCAGTGACGAGTACGACGTGATCCGCGCTGAACTGTTTGCGTGCCTGGACGAACGAAACGAGGTCCGTCGTGCCGTCCGAGCAGGAGAAAACCTGGAGGATGTGCTGTTGCGGCCGCTCGACTTCCAGAATATCGACTCACAGATCGAGACGTTACAGCGGGAGCGAGAACAGATTGAAACGGAACTCACGCAGGCTCGCGAAGCAAAAAAGCGGATTCCAAGCGTCCAGAAGAAGGTGACGCGACTGGAAGACGAAATCGAAGACCTGCGGGGCAGACGTGAGACAATCGACAGCGAGGCGGGAAGCGACGACAGTTCTGAGTCGGTGCGCCGGCAGCTCAGTCAAGCACGAACTGAACAGAATCAGGCCAAGAACCGCGTCGAACGACTGGAGCAAAGCATCGAGCGGACGGAACAGCGCCTCTCTGACCGCCAAGACGCCCTCGACGCCCTCGAAATCCCGGAGTACAATGATATTGAGGACAGGCTCTCGGAGGCGCGGGAACGGCTCTCAGAGGTGGAGCGCGACGCTGAAGTACTCCAGTCTGTGTACTCGGCCACCGAGATGGTACTCAGCGAAGACCGACTCGACTTGCTGACCGAGGTGGAGCGTGATATCGCCGGGGACACCGTCGCCTGTTGGACCTGCGGCAGTGAGACCACACGAGCAGATTTGGCTGACCAACTTGACACAATCGGAAGCGAACTCACAGCGCTTCGCGCCCAGAAGGAGACCTACCGAGATACTGTCGAGGAACTGGAAACACAGCGCGAGGAAATCAGTCAGGCTCGCCGGCGAAAGGCCGATCTAGAGGAAGATATCGCTGAGTTGAAAACGACGCTGGCCGACCGAAAACAGAGCCTCGGCACAGCCAGACACAGGCTCGAACAGGCACAGGAAGACGTAGAGCGGCTTTCAGACCACGTTGACGCGACCGTGGCGGAACTTTCGGATGTCGAGAGTGAGATCAAGTACCGCGAGGCCGAGCTTGAAGACACCGCCGACGAACTGGCACAACTCGAAACGAGAGCGGCCCGCGCCGACACGCTCGAGACCGAACTTGAATCGCTCCGGGACGACCTCGCGGAACTTCGAAACCGGAAAGACCGAATCAAGCGTGAGTCACGGGAAGCGTTCGACACGGCGATGCAGGACATCCTCTCCCGATTTGGGACGGGGTTCGAAACGGCCCGACTCACCGCTGACTTCGATATCGTGGTCGCTCGCGACGGCCAGGAAGCGAGCTTAGATGCCCTCAGCGAGGGGGAACTCGAACTCATCGGTTTTGTAGCAGCGCTGGCTGGCCGCCAGTCGTTCGATGTCGGCGACGCTGTTCCGCTCTTGCTTGTCGACGGGCTAGGCGGCCTCGATGACGACAATCTGCACACCCTTATCGAATACTTGCAGCAGGGAACCGAGTATCTGGTATTCACTGCGTACCCGGAATACACCGCGTTCGACGGACGCGAGATTGACCCGACACAGTGGTCTGTTGCGAACGAGAAAGCGGCCTCGGCTGACTGA
- a CDS encoding phosphonate ABC transporter ATP-binding protein — protein sequence MKNGHRARSEGTQSGHGLVFDSVTKRFGGNVAVRDASLSLDPGEQVAVIGPSGAGKTTLLRLAAGALRPDAGTVTFSGSNGAGSTATLAYQGETLVDRRTALSNVLTGRLRDLSWLRGFIEPLLPAHPEPALERLDAVGLVERADVPVKSLSAGERQRVAFARALMQDAEVVLADEPTANLDPSSRRNVIDVLDNALDGELLVTVLHDVDLALEHFERIVGMADGRVRFDSPASAVTDDQLDALFAAGASTPNTDTGRTGRKREGEAPVPRYV from the coding sequence ATGAAGAACGGGCACAGGGCGCGGTCAGAGGGAACACAGTCAGGGCACGGGCTCGTCTTCGACAGCGTCACCAAGCGTTTCGGCGGGAATGTCGCGGTGCGGGATGCCTCGCTCAGTTTGGATCCCGGTGAACAGGTCGCCGTCATCGGCCCATCTGGTGCCGGCAAGACCACGCTTCTCAGGCTGGCAGCCGGTGCGTTGCGGCCCGATGCAGGTACGGTGACGTTCAGCGGGAGCAACGGTGCGGGGTCGACTGCGACACTTGCGTATCAGGGGGAGACGCTCGTGGACCGGCGGACGGCACTGTCGAACGTCCTCACTGGGCGTCTCAGAGACCTGTCCTGGCTCCGCGGCTTCATCGAACCACTGCTACCCGCGCACCCAGAGCCGGCCCTCGAACGCCTCGATGCCGTGGGGCTGGTCGAGCGGGCCGATGTCCCCGTGAAATCGCTGAGTGCCGGCGAACGCCAGCGGGTCGCCTTCGCACGGGCACTCATGCAGGATGCCGAGGTCGTGTTAGCTGATGAGCCGACAGCGAACCTCGACCCCAGCTCCCGTCGGAACGTCATCGACGTACTCGACAACGCTCTGGACGGGGAACTGCTAGTCACCGTCCTTCACGATGTTGACCTGGCACTGGAGCACTTCGAGCGGATCGTCGGCATGGCTGACGGCCGAGTCAGGTTCGATTCGCCCGCATCTGCGGTGACCGACGACCAGCTGGATGCCCTCTTTGCAGCGGGCGCATCTACGCCGAATACCGACACCGGGCGAACGGGGAGGAAAAGAGAGGGCGAGGCTCCGGTCCCGCGGTATGTCTGA
- the nadE gene encoding NAD(+) synthase yields MSKSTHPHTLTLPREEHGLATSTAATRRIQGILQAFLEKKLIDAEANGLVVPLDGSIESTVAAALAVDGIGAEYVTGLVMPVQLSDEGPARTAETVASLLDIDCHRIHLQPVLTAFQRVVGETGEPTDDLVAMQNAGERFRMACKYYVANTRNELVVGTVSRTDRLLGSVTKHGENGVDLSLFGDLYRTEIEALAAALAVPSDLLDQSSRPVGHTGATDAAELGLDQQDLDSVLHFAIDRDYSASMVADKIGVGESVVERTIQWCARTRHKRHTPPKPSMDN; encoded by the coding sequence GTGAGTAAATCAACGCACCCTCACACGCTCACCCTCCCGCGTGAGGAACATGGATTGGCGACGTCGACGGCAGCGACGAGACGGATACAGGGGATTCTCCAAGCATTTCTGGAAAAGAAGCTTATCGACGCAGAGGCCAATGGACTAGTCGTTCCACTTGACGGCAGCATCGAGTCGACGGTTGCGGCGGCGCTGGCCGTCGACGGCATCGGGGCCGAATACGTGACTGGACTCGTGATGCCGGTACAGCTAAGCGACGAAGGACCTGCCCGGACGGCTGAAACCGTCGCGTCGCTGCTTGATATAGACTGCCACCGAATCCACCTGCAGCCAGTGCTTACAGCGTTCCAACGAGTCGTCGGTGAGACCGGTGAGCCAACCGACGACCTCGTGGCGATGCAAAACGCAGGCGAGCGCTTCCGGATGGCGTGTAAGTACTACGTCGCAAACACCAGAAACGAACTGGTCGTCGGGACGGTCTCACGGACTGACCGGCTGCTGGGCTCCGTTACGAAACACGGCGAGAACGGCGTGGATCTGTCACTGTTTGGCGATCTCTATCGGACTGAGATTGAGGCTCTGGCTGCTGCACTTGCTGTCCCGTCGGACCTCCTTGACCAGTCTTCACGTCCAGTGGGGCACACTGGGGCAACTGATGCCGCGGAACTGGGCTTAGACCAGCAAGACCTCGATAGCGTCCTCCATTTCGCGATTGATAGAGACTACTCTGCGTCGATGGTGGCCGACAAAATCGGTGTTGGCGAATCTGTCGTTGAGCGTACGATTCAGTGGTGTGCCAGGACGCGCCACAAGCGACACACGCCACCAAAGCCTTCAATGGATAACTGA
- a CDS encoding 5'-deoxyadenosine deaminase produces MLLTGTVVADSETVLQDGAVVVSGDRIEAVGSRAELESQYADHEHQSYDVLLPGLVGGHIHSVQSLGRGIADDTELLDWLFDYILPMEASLTAEEMEVAAKLGYLEMIESGTTTCIDHLSVAHADRAFEAAGEIGIRGVLGKVLMDQRSPDGLLEETQAALDESERLIQQYHGAYNDRIRYAVTPRFAVSCSEACLRGVRELADKYDGVRIHTHASENQSEIETVKADTGMRNIHWLDEVGLTGEDVVLAHCVWTDESEREVLAETGTHVTHCPSSNMKLASGIAPIWDYRDRGINVAIGNDGPPCNNTLDAFTEMRQASLLQKVDQLDPTVTPAAEIFEMATRNGAKAAGFEELGAIREGWRADIVGLDTDLTRATPLHDVLSHLVFAAHGDDVRFTMVDGNVLMEHGDVTAIDADAVRSRASTMGLEMDLEEERKSAQQQKP; encoded by the coding sequence ATGTTACTCACTGGGACTGTCGTTGCAGATTCCGAGACCGTCCTGCAGGACGGGGCGGTCGTCGTCTCCGGGGACCGTATCGAAGCTGTTGGTTCACGGGCCGAACTCGAATCGCAGTACGCTGATCACGAACACCAGTCCTACGACGTGTTGTTGCCGGGACTCGTCGGCGGCCATATCCACTCCGTGCAGAGTCTCGGCCGTGGCATCGCCGACGACACGGAACTGCTCGACTGGCTGTTCGACTACATTCTGCCGATGGAAGCCTCCCTGACCGCCGAAGAGATGGAAGTCGCGGCGAAACTGGGCTATCTAGAGATGATCGAAAGCGGGACCACGACCTGTATCGACCACCTCTCGGTTGCCCACGCGGACCGCGCCTTCGAAGCGGCGGGCGAGATCGGTATCCGCGGCGTGCTCGGCAAGGTGTTGATGGACCAGCGCTCGCCGGACGGTCTGCTAGAGGAGACACAGGCCGCACTGGACGAATCTGAGCGCCTCATTCAGCAGTATCACGGCGCCTACAACGACCGGATCCGGTACGCTGTCACCCCGCGTTTTGCCGTCTCATGTAGCGAGGCCTGTCTCCGTGGAGTGCGCGAACTGGCGGACAAATACGACGGCGTCCGCATCCACACCCACGCCAGTGAGAATCAGAGCGAGATCGAGACGGTGAAAGCGGATACTGGGATGCGCAACATCCACTGGCTCGACGAGGTGGGCCTCACCGGCGAGGATGTCGTCCTTGCGCACTGTGTCTGGACTGACGAGAGCGAGCGCGAAGTCCTCGCTGAGACGGGGACCCACGTCACACACTGCCCGTCATCGAACATGAAACTCGCAAGCGGCATCGCGCCCATCTGGGACTATCGCGACCGCGGCATCAACGTCGCTATCGGCAACGACGGCCCGCCCTGTAACAACACGCTCGACGCATTCACCGAGATGCGGCAGGCGAGTCTCCTCCAGAAAGTCGACCAGCTAGATCCGACGGTGACGCCAGCGGCCGAGATCTTCGAGATGGCGACGCGAAACGGCGCGAAAGCCGCTGGGTTCGAGGAACTCGGCGCGATCCGGGAGGGATGGCGCGCTGACATCGTCGGTCTCGATACCGACCTCACGCGCGCGACGCCGCTGCACGACGTGCTCTCCCATCTGGTGTTTGCGGCACACGGCGACGACGTGCGATTCACGATGGTCGACGGGAACGTCCTCATGGAACACGGCGACGTAACCGCCATCGACGCTGACGCAGTCCGCTCTCGGGCCTCGACAATGGGGTTGGAGATGGACCTCGAAGAAGAACGCAAGTCCGCACAGCAACAGAAGCCCTGA
- the phnD gene encoding phosphate/phosphite/phosphonate ABC transporter substrate-binding protein: MRPTRREFLGTAAALSLSGCLGKTVTPTLTVGVVPDVDPDTAIEQNTELATYLATELDVETELRTAADYAGMVQAMVAEQVDIAYYGGVSYILAHRRAGAKPVVVGSRNGQTEWHSVFIAPSDSDLTAMADVVETASETELVFGDPLSTSGTVMPTYQLQTKYDVTTDAFAQVTHVGAHDATAETVGRTNGVVGALNARIYDRLLADDAVEGVRELWRTPGFPDYPWAVAPSLEATTADAVRTAFTSLDSKGRTDILNQQAVDQYVEVSHDAFTSLETAVEMAGIEQGGEE, encoded by the coding sequence ATGCGACCCACGAGGCGTGAGTTCCTGGGTACAGCGGCAGCACTCTCCCTGTCGGGCTGTCTCGGCAAGACGGTGACGCCGACGCTAACGGTTGGCGTCGTGCCCGACGTGGACCCGGATACCGCCATCGAACAGAACACTGAACTCGCGACGTATCTGGCAACTGAACTCGACGTCGAAACCGAGCTACGCACAGCGGCTGACTACGCCGGGATGGTACAGGCGATGGTCGCGGAGCAGGTCGATATTGCCTACTACGGCGGTGTGTCGTACATCCTCGCGCATCGTCGAGCGGGCGCAAAGCCAGTCGTCGTCGGGTCACGGAACGGACAGACCGAGTGGCACTCCGTGTTCATCGCCCCATCAGACAGTGACCTGACAGCGATGGCGGACGTGGTCGAAACCGCAAGCGAGACCGAGCTGGTATTCGGTGATCCGCTCTCGACCAGCGGGACCGTGATGCCGACGTATCAGCTGCAGACGAAGTACGATGTCACCACCGACGCGTTCGCACAGGTCACACACGTCGGTGCCCACGACGCAACGGCAGAGACAGTCGGTCGGACGAACGGGGTCGTCGGGGCGCTGAACGCCCGCATCTACGACAGACTGCTCGCAGACGACGCCGTTGAAGGAGTCCGAGAGCTGTGGCGAACACCCGGGTTCCCGGATTATCCGTGGGCCGTCGCCCCCTCGCTGGAGGCGACGACAGCGGACGCTGTGCGTACAGCGTTCACCAGCCTCGATTCGAAAGGACGAACGGACATCCTCAATCAGCAAGCCGTCGACCAGTACGTCGAAGTGAGCCACGACGCGTTCACCTCGCTGGAAACGGCGGTCGAGATGGCTGGCATCGAGCAGGGAGGCGAGGAATGA
- a CDS encoding 30S ribosomal protein S17 — translation MQADPQKIIDIGDRLLSEYPELFTEQYETNTRLVQRLASVDSFRTQTRLTRYITREKRTRNGPKT, via the coding sequence ATGCAGGCCGACCCCCAGAAAATAATCGACATCGGCGACAGGCTACTGTCCGAGTATCCTGAATTGTTTACTGAGCAGTACGAAACAAACACTCGCCTCGTTCAGCGACTTGCCAGCGTGGATTCGTTTCGCACTCAGACCCGACTCACGAGATACATCACCCGTGAGAAACGGACGCGAAACGGCCCGAAAACATGA
- the rdfA gene encoding rod-determining factor RdfA, whose protein sequence is MAADSGCKVDAVIDKYALASADPVYDSLDDGLLARWTGADDRTEMGYRSLTAWFNKRLLKQVYTEHGREALDTRIDSDYETLRGQDDLQRDELIERLQATGIPGASIRDDMVSWGTMRTHLNDCLDGEKEPQEATKNWERESVATAKTVAERKAETALSSLANKGDIDGGDTAEIEAQIQLGCPDCPTRVPFAVALERGYVCKQHRSANLSAHNS, encoded by the coding sequence ATGGCTGCTGATTCCGGTTGCAAAGTAGACGCGGTCATCGACAAGTACGCGTTGGCGTCGGCAGACCCTGTCTATGACTCCCTCGACGATGGCCTGCTCGCACGCTGGACTGGTGCTGATGACCGGACCGAAATGGGGTATCGGTCGTTGACGGCGTGGTTCAACAAACGACTACTTAAACAAGTCTACACTGAACACGGGCGTGAAGCCCTTGATACCCGCATAGACAGTGATTACGAGACATTGCGGGGCCAAGACGATCTACAGCGAGACGAACTGATAGAGCGACTCCAGGCGACTGGCATTCCCGGTGCATCGATCCGCGATGACATGGTTTCGTGGGGGACGATGCGGACGCATCTCAACGACTGTCTCGACGGAGAAAAAGAGCCCCAGGAGGCGACAAAGAACTGGGAGCGAGAAAGCGTGGCAACGGCTAAAACTGTCGCCGAACGGAAAGCCGAAACAGCACTGTCTTCACTCGCGAACAAGGGTGACATCGACGGCGGTGACACCGCGGAGATAGAGGCTCAGATACAACTCGGATGCCCGGACTGTCCGACTCGTGTTCCGTTCGCCGTCGCACTTGAGCGTGGGTACGTCTGCAAGCAACACCGGAGCGCGAACCTGTCAGCACACAACTCATGA
- a CDS encoding Rid family detoxifying hydrolase: protein MKRTISTTDAPEAVGAYSQATTNGSLVFTAGQIPMTPDGDLLDDEPIATQAEQALSNVEAVLASEGLEMSDVLKVTVYLDDIDDFEAMNDTYAGFFDDAPPARSAVEVANLPKGVGVEIEAIATSD from the coding sequence ATGAAACGGACTATCAGCACAACCGATGCCCCAGAGGCGGTCGGCGCGTACAGTCAGGCAACGACAAACGGCTCGCTCGTGTTCACCGCGGGCCAGATTCCGATGACGCCCGACGGCGACTTGCTCGACGACGAGCCGATAGCGACACAGGCGGAACAGGCGCTATCGAACGTCGAAGCGGTGCTGGCTTCCGAGGGGCTTGAGATGAGCGATGTACTGAAGGTGACGGTCTATCTCGACGATATCGACGATTTCGAGGCGATGAACGACACCTATGCCGGCTTCTTTGACGACGCGCCGCCGGCCCGGAGCGCAGTTGAGGTCGCTAATCTGCCGAAGGGTGTCGGCGTCGAAATCGAAGCCATCGCAACGAGCGACTGA